CTCGCGTTGGTCAATTTTAATTCTATAGACTGGACAGGCAACTCTTTGAAAGTGAGATTGTGCGTTTTAATGGAGGAAATAAGAGGGGGAACTTGTTTTATACACTCTATACAAGGCCTTGCTTATTGTCAGatatctttttatcttttatttttcccatGAATGATTCATGCCTCGGCTGCTTTGTGCTGTCGCGCCTTTCAGAGGTAACGCCATCAGGGGGCTATAAGTTTTCCCATTAGCTCAGTGATTAGTTTATACCAGCCTCCTTGGCCCGTTAGGCCCAATTCTGAGATAACAGTGGATATTTTACAGAAATGTCAGGATAAGAAGTGAACGGAGCAACTTCTACTTTTTCATTTGAGGTGACACTGAAATTGATGTTTTGTcttatttacagtttacagggaaaaaaaagtaataatttgACAAGAAAGGTACAGCTCcctaaaatacattttacaagaAGTTGCAATCCCAAAATCACCAGAGTCCAGCTGAATTTATATTAAGAGTCcatatatattttgtaaattttcTGATGTCCAAAACCCTTGTTAATCAAATTCACTCATAAATCAGAACAATTTGACACTTGTTagttatttactgtatatgtcctggtatttttttaatcaatttttAGCAAGATTTTtatattgtaaatgtaattttgaaCACCAAGGGTCTGCACAATCATAGCTgattcatctcttttttttttttcttatccaTCATGTCAAACGGCACCATGCACctcaaagagaaagacagatcaCTACAAAAAGGCATGCGAGGAAGGgacttttcacattacacagccTATTCAAgtaaatgttttcttcttttacagaacaattaaaaactgaaaacaaagaaaaagctgaacaaaagttcaagagagaaaaaaaaaacaaaacaaaacaaaacaaaaaaatcatcagcaGGGTACTACGCATCACCAAAACTGATATTATTAATCTTTGGTGTTTCTGTAATTCCAGTACAACATTGATACCAGCAAATAAATTACAAtgtacaaaacaacatttttttctttttcttttttttgtaattaaaacTACACAACATTCACAAGCATCAGTACAGTTACATATATACAAATCCTACAGGGTCAAAGCCTGTCAGTGTAGACATTTAGGGTCTCAAGGGACTTACTCGTACTCTTTAACGAGCATAACACTTGTGTATTGTGCATAAAATATAGTCTTAAATAGTTCTTAAATATTACAAAATTCCATCCAAACACATGTATTGTATAAATCTGAAAAGGTAAATGAGAACCCTTAAGACACCCAGATGTTtgcctcctctgtttttttttctccttattgTTTTATCAAAGTTTGTACCACATCTTAgagaaatctttaaaaaaaaaaaaaaaaaacaacaacaacaacaacaaaccccCCCCTCATCTCTAGCCACTAGATTTCGTCCATGAATTATTTGTTGCCATTTGTAGTGTTACAAGCAGtaccatttgttttctttaaatgtctggAATATGACAGTGATTGATAGCAGCCCAGTTATTAAACTGCAAGGGGATGATGGGAGGTCACATGAAAGATGTCACCTCAGCACACCAGTTGAGTCTTTAGACATGCAGTTAATTAAACCCTGcatatgtttaaaaagaaaaaaaagaagaagaaaaaaaatcagaaattgTCTCACTTTAAAATTTTTGGTCCTTTCATATAAGAAGCAAGAACTTGTAGCTTTTAATTGAACTTCAAATGTCAgttaagtgttttattttgacagtaatGATCTACATTTTAGGAAAGGTCAGGGGTCACATCAGAGGCATTTCTTCCTCATGTAATTGGGCCTGCATTCCATCCACGGTAAATGTGTATTAGCTGCGTTTAGCACGGTCGTGTAATAATACTACAGTGAAAAATAACTGATCAATATCCCAAGCGCACGGGCCAGCATGGATCTACACACTTTAATGGGTCAActaggtgaaaaaaaaaaagtttggcaGTCACGTGGTCTGAAAACTGGGCATCATCAGAGCATCGTCCTCGGGTCTGAGTTTCTGAAAGAGTCCTCGTCGTCTGAGTCTGACGTTGGCACGTCGCTGGAGGGGGTGTGGAGGTGGTTGGGCCCTCCGCTCCCTTGGCACACGTACCACTCGTTGAGGTTGGTGACCTGAGGGGAGAGGTTCGCGGAGCGGTTCCGGTGCGGCTCCGAGCTGGGCGAGAGAGGGTCTCCGAGGGGGTTCGTGGAGGAAATGTAGGTGACGTTGGTGGAAGGGGGCGGCGGGGACTTGCAGTGCACTTTCATGTGCTTCCGCAGCGAGCTCGGGTGCGTGTAGGATTTGTCGCATCCGCGGACCTTGCAGTAGTAAGGCTTGTCGCTGGTGTGGACGTGGGAGTGCTTCTTCCGGTCGCTGCTGTTGGCGAATTTTCTGTCACAGCCGTCAAACTCGCACTTGAAAGGTTTCTCTCCttgaaggaagaagaagaaaaaaaagagacagatacagTCAGTGCCATAATGCAATCATATCACCGACTCCATACAGGGATTTTACATTAGATTAGAGCTGAGAATGGATTTTCTGTTTGGCCACACATCCTCCTTGCAGTCATCTCTTCTAACCTAATGAACCTCAGATTCTCAACATATTACCTTAGATAAATACAACAATACAGCTTCTCCACTGGGGCTTCCACTTCAACAGAACTTATTCACTGAACAGCTACTATAGAGCCACTGCTCCACACCCACTTGTCCAAAGCATTTTCCTGTGTGAACACGTGTAACATGCCTTCAGGCCTTCTGgttacatgtatgtgtgtatgtgtgtgtgtgtgtggtgggggagAGGGCACTCTGGAGACCACCAGGAGCCGTTTATGTACTGTGGTAGACTCTGCTATaactcatcacacacacttgacacacttaaatgaaaaacatactttttttcttttctttttttttaaaagaaatatagCCTGCGTAGGGcacagatgttaaaaaaataataaaaaatctggGCTAggagtgcagtgtgtgttttcaaaatcTTAAAACACTAGGAGGGTGTAACCTGGACTTTCTGATGACTTATATTTTTGGTTGATGACTTATTTATTCCCCTGGGGATTTAACGTCATTCGGTATGGTGTAGGCCTATCTATTCTGGTGGCATGAGGCCAAAATTGAGTATTTTTTGGCCACAAACACGACCCTTAATCTGtataacaacaagaaaaaaacatctctcaAAAGGAACCCTGCGGAAATTTTGACGTAGTGGAAAGTTATCACTGTCTCACAGACTCATTGTCTTGAACTCTCTGTAACTCTGTCCAGCATTTCACCAAGATGTTGTTTTGGTTGGACAGGATGCCCCGGGTCAGATTATATTTCTCCACTGACTGTACATGGGTTGTAGCCTGTGGCTTGTACTCCTGGTGGTTAACGATAAAAATCAGTGCTTAAAACTAATAAATCCGGCATATGCTAAGATATCGTGATCCATGTGCATAGACGGGTCGCTACATAAAATTGGTTTTTGCGTAAACGTCCTACGCCTGGAGATAATTACATTTACGCGTGTTCTAGCGCTGCCCTGTACGTACGTAAGCACGTTTTACAAATCATATGCCCTAATCCTCTCACGCCTACTGCAGGCGTCTcggtgagtaaaaaaaaaaagtttatatttaagaaaggaaatgaaacacGTTTACTCACTTTCCGAATGCgtcacaaaataaaactgtctttttttttcgCTCGCTTGTGCGCGCAATTACGCACGATCGTACTGTCCATCCGTTTTTAGGATGTGAATAGTAAAACAAGGTCGCCTCGGGTAGACTGCAATTCCCTGCGAttaagtgacattttttttttgtttgttttcatattgaCGTTCTACACAATTACCACACAATTATCAGGTACTGACCTGTGTGAGTCCTCTTGTGAATCTTTAAATTCTCCGATCGAGCGAACACTTTTCCACAACCCGGGAAAGGACACGGGAAGGGCTTTTCTCCCGTGTGAACTCGGATGTGATTTATCAGTTTGTACTTCGCTTTGAAAGCCTTCCCTTCCCGTGGACACTCTTCCCAAAAACAGACGTGGGTGCTCTGCTCCGGTCCCCCGACATGCTCCACCGTGACGTGGTTGACCAGTTCGTGCATGGTGCTGTAAGTTTTCGAGCAGGGCTTTTTTTGACTTTGCTCCTGGTCGATCCATTTGCAGATTAGCTCTTGCTTGATGGGCTGCCGCATATACCTTAAAAACGCCCCCGCCGCTCCGTGAGGAGCAGAAGCGATGTTCACATTGAGGTTCATGGAGTTGTAGCTGTGGAGAGAAGAGGGTCCATAGTGCTCTGGCCTGTGCCCGAAGTGCTCTGGCCTGCCGTAGATGTCCCCCGGTATACCCAGGCGCATCTGCCCGTTGAGGGCATGGTGGTGGGCACCTGGGGACGCCTGGTCGTGAAGTCCAGTAAAAAGTGAATGGGCCCCACTTTCCGTGTGCCCATAAGCACCTGTTGGAGAGATGAACATGCCATGGTGATGAGGGGAGGAGGCGGAACTATGCTGGTCGCCAAGTGCATGCATAGCAGAGGCTGAGAGTTCTCTCCTGAGGATGAAGTCCCTGCTGCTTGAGTAGCCTGAGTGGGGGTGAGCCACGGGGAAACCAACTGTGGTCTGAGCAGAAGTGAAAGATGCCGCGGTCTGGGCTTCGGGATGGCTCTGAATGTGCTGAGATGGGCTAAGTTTGAGAGCATTTGTCTGTGCCATGTGCTCTGGTCCAAATGGAGTGAGTGCCACTCCGGGGTCGTTGCCCAGCTCCCCAGGGTGGATGTGGGCATGGTGGGAGAGAGGGTGATGCCCCCCTAGCCCCGGGAAGCCTGTCATATTCTGATGAGGAAGGGGTTGAGTCGCTGCCAAATCCGCTAATCTTATCGCTGGATTCCTCTTGCTTAAAGGGGGTTCCATAACTACACTGACAAGTCCATCCGCACTCACCGCAATTGTTTTTCACCCCACTACGCTCTCTAAAACATTAGGAAAATATGTATGTAAGGGGTCTATAAGTTCTTTTGTCCGGCTTCTAACTCTGCTTGCTCCTTTTCCCACTCTGTCCTCAAGCGATTGGCAGAACATACAACAGTTGGAGGACACAGTGGGGAATACAGTTTAGAAATGGCACTGCGGGTATTGGACGGATTTCGGTGACTGGCAGTTAGGAGAACGAAGCGATTGGCTGTCGTTCAGCGCAGGGGCTCAGCAGGGTTCCGCCCCCTCACTCTCTTTATCGCTGTTGACTCCAAAAAGTTGTACTCACAGAGTTACCAGCAGTTCTGTTTGCGCGGCTTTCTGTTTACTAGTGCCGGTGCATGTGGACGACCGAAATGTCAGTTTATGTGACAAGTGCAGCCTAGTTTATCTCTGGATTGGTTCATCAAAGTGTCTTACTGATTTCATGTCGCCGTAGggggtggagaaaaaaaaaaaaaaaagaaaagaaagaaaataaagcgCGACGCTGGTGCAGGGATGTGTGTGACTTGAGTAAAACATGTGACAACGTATGGATATGTAAGAAAGTCATCGGTGATGgctcaaaatgaaatattcGTAGTAGTTTTCTTAACGTTTGGACAATGTGCAGCTCCTGGGACACGGTTTGTtaggaaaatgtaaaatgacaagAGCGCACCTGTGGAGAGGAACTATTTTACTGAAAAagtacagtttaaaaaaaaaaaagtaattaagtaaaattgaatgaaaaacatcagaggaaTAGGGCTGcgtctgttttgctgttttttgtttagaTGTCGTTCACTTTAACCTATTCTCCCCGTAGCGGTTATTAAACATCATATCCAGTATCAAATGGATATGATTCATTTTCTTCGTATGTTGATTTAAATAACATAACTACCGCACTTTAATTTGAAGAGGCTTTAAATGGAGGGGGGTGGCTGGTTCAAGCTGTCCTCTCAATCATAATATAATGCTGAAGTTAGGAAAACctataaaaatgtcttaaatttttatttaatcagacaTTTTTCATAATGACTCAATAAAAATAcccattaaaataatttaagcCTTGGCTTACATATTTTACAATTCAAGGCAGACCTCTCCGAGAGTTATAAACGTTCAAAAGTGAACTAAGACAAGAGTATAACAGCGTAAtccatcatttcatttcagtgaatTTCTCAGCAGGTCCTGTAAAaagtgtcatttttacattttcttgttattttttcagCAAGTAAACCGAAAACATTTACCAATTGTTGTGATCTTGCTTATAATGAGATTTGGCACACACTCGTTAAACTCCATTTAAGTTCACTTCATATGACAGATCACGCCATTTCAGCAGTCCCTGCTGACAGCAGGACGTGTATCTGTCATTGATATGTCTTAATTCACACACCTTTCCAATCGATTTGTGATAGCTGGTCTCAAACTGCAAATCGTCGTGTCATCCTGTAGTGCAAAGTTTTTAAACTTGAACAGGAGCtggtcctttaaaaaaaaaaaaaaaaaaaaaaaaaaaaaactcaaactcaaaatcTATTAATCTGCACACACGCAACATCAGCAATAATTGATTTCTATCCTATAAGAgacaggggggtgggggtgggggggttacaTGTTATGGGCCTGTTGCACGTGCACGTTGATAAGCAGCAACTGTAGAGGGCTTTGAATAGACGTTTAATGTGAAAACTTCTAAAACGTGTGCtaatctataaaaaaaaaaaataagagaggaAATGGATCAGTTTCCATCCTGGTGTTGAGATCACTTCGGCTCGCttttctgtcagtttattaCTTATTAACAgctgctctttttttattttattttttttaatttaacttccACAAATGACATATCTCtgtcatatttatatatttttaatcagaATTTGAAATGTACTTAATAGTGATCATGGGTGATCACCCGTTGTCTCGGggatttcttttaaataaataaaataatgccCTGCTCCAGTGAGAGCTACTGGAAAcccataaaacacaaaaaggagCAGTGGGTGCATTGTTTATGATTTAAGGGCCCTTGTTTCCTACACATTCAACTAAACCCCGCATTAAATGGAACCTAATCCATACACCGAGAAAATGAATAAGAATTATAAAgttgattatattttttcactctcatttttcgtattttgaaatgtcacaaGCACTGAAACCTAAAAAATTCTCAAACTATCAAAAGCAATAAAGGGAAACTCAAGCTATTGACTTATGGTTTCCAAATTACCTAAAGCTGTAGATGCCTCAGACGGAAGAGGGGGACGTCTtaaacctctccctctctctccttcactcactcactctctctctctctctaaaacaAAGACGCTTTGTCATTAACAGGGTTATTTTACCAAAAGGAGTCAAGAGGGCAACATATGTGGTCTTAACGGGTCATAGGTCAAACATCCATGAAACACAAGGTCACGGAAGCCACACAAGTAACCTTCCAGTGTGTCAACATATTGATATTGTCAGataacagagaggagaaatatGCCTCTGGCCCCCATTATAATACACAGGCAAAGCGCCTTTATGTGATGAAGACTTTATCGATAACCTTTGCCACGCACTTCCAGC
This genomic window from Lates calcarifer isolate ASB-BC8 linkage group LG1, TLL_Latcal_v3, whole genome shotgun sequence contains:
- the zic5 gene encoding zinc finger protein ZIC 5; this encodes MEPPLSKRNPAIRLADLAATQPLPHQNMTGFPGLGGHHPLSHHAHIHPGELGNDPGVALTPFGPEHMAQTNALKLSPSQHIQSHPEAQTAASFTSAQTTVGFPVAHPHSGYSSSRDFILRRELSASAMHALGDQHSSASSPHHHGMFISPTGAYGHTESGAHSLFTGLHDQASPGAHHHALNGQMRLGIPGDIYGRPEHFGHRPEHYGPSSLHSYNSMNLNVNIASAPHGAAGAFLRYMRQPIKQELICKWIDQEQSQKKPCSKTYSTMHELVNHVTVEHVGGPEQSTHVCFWEECPREGKAFKAKYKLINHIRVHTGEKPFPCPFPGCGKVFARSENLKIHKRTHTGEKPFKCEFDGCDRKFANSSDRKKHSHVHTSDKPYYCKVRGCDKSYTHPSSLRKHMKVHCKSPPPPSTNVTYISSTNPLGDPLSPSSEPHRNRSANLSPQVTNLNEWYVCQGSGGPNHLHTPSSDVPTSDSDDEDSFRNSDPRTML